A genomic region of Mus musculus strain C57BL/6J chromosome 7, GRCm38.p6 C57BL/6J contains the following coding sequences:
- the Thap12 gene encoding 52 kDa repressor of the inhibitor of the protein kinase isoform 2 (isoform 2 is encoded by transcript variant 2): MGKQNIPLDGHEADEVPEGLFAPDNFQALLECRINSGEEVLRKRFEATAVNTLFCSKTQQRHMLEICESCIREETLREVRDSHFFSIITDDVVDIAGEEHLPVLVRFVDDAHNLREEFVGFLPYEADAEILAVKFHTTITEKWGLNMEYCRGQAYIVSSGFSSKMKVVASRLLEKYPQAVYTLCSSCALNAWLAKSVPVIGVSVALGTIEEVCSFFHRSPQLLLELDSVISVLFQNSEERAKELKEICHSQWTGRHDAFEILVDLLQALVLCLDGIINSDTNVRWNNYIAGRAFVLCSAVTDFDFIVTIVVLKNVLSFTRAFGKNLQGQTSDVFFAASSLTAVLHSLNEVMENIEVYHEFWFEEATNLATKLDIQMKLPGKFRRAQQGNLESQLTSESYYKDTLSVPTVEHIIQELKDIFSEQHLKALKCLSLVPSVMGQLKFNTSEEHHADMYRSDLPNPDTLSAELHCWRIKWKHRGKDIELPSTIYEALHLPDIKFFPNVYALLKVLCILPVMKVENERYENGRKRLKAYLRNTLTDQRSSNLALLNINFDIKHDLDLMVDTYIKLYTNKSELPTINSETIENT, encoded by the coding sequence ATGGGAAAGCAGAACATCCCCTTGGATGGGCACGAGGCTGACGAGGTCCCCGAGGGCCTCTTTGCCCCAGACAACTTCCAGGCGCTCCTGGAGTGCCGCATCAACTCTGGCGAGGAGGTCCTAAGGAAGCGCTTTGAGGCCACAGCGGTCAACACATTATTCTGCTCTAAAACTCAGCAGAGGCACATGCTGGAGATCTGTGAGAGCTGCATTCGGGAGGAGACTCTCAGGGAAGTGAGGGACTCACACTTCTTTTCCATTATCACAGACGATGTGGTGGACATAGCAGGAGAAGAGCACCTGCCCGTGCTGGTGAGGTTTGTCGATGACGCCCATAACCTGAGAGAGGAGTTTGTGGGATTTCTGCCGTATGAAGCTGATGCGGAGATTTTGGCTGTGAAATTTCACACTACAATAACTGAGAAATGGGGATTGAATATGGAGTATTGTCGTGGTCAGGCTTACATTGTGTCCAGTGGATTTTCTTCCAAAATGAAAGTTGTTGCTTCAAGACTTTTAGAAAAATATCCCCAGGCTGTCTATACCCTCTGTTCTTCCTGTGCCTTAAATGCATGGTTGGCAAAGTCTGTCCCTGTGATCGGGGTGTCCGTGGCTTTAGGAACCATTGAGGAGGTCTGTTCTTTTTTCCATCGATCACCACAGCTGCTTTTAGAACTTGACAGTgtaatttctgttctttttcagAATAGTGAAGAACGGGCTAAAGAACTGAAGGAAATTTGTCATTCCCAGTggacaggcaggcatgatgccTTTGAAATCTTAGTGGATCTCCTACAAGCACTTGTCTTATGTTTAGATGGTATAATAAATAGTGACACAAATGTTAGGTGGAATAACTATATAGCTGGGCGAGCATTTGTCCTCTGTAGTGCAGTGACAGACTTTGATTTCATTGTTACCATTGTTGTTCTTAAAAATGTGTTATCTTTTACAAGAGCCTTTGGGAAGAACCTCCAGGGACAGACCTCTGACGTCTTCTTTGCAGCCAGCAGCCTGACTGCAGTACTGCATTCACTTAATGAGGTCATGGAAAATATTGAAGTTTATCATGAGTTTTGGTTTGAGGAAGCCACAAATTTAGCAACCAAACTTGACATTCAAATGAAACTCCCAGGGAAGTTCCGGAGAGCCCAGCAAGGTAACCTGGAATCTCAGCTAACCTCTGAGAGTTATTATAAAGACACTCTCAGTGTTCCAACAGTAGAGCACATTATTCAGGAACTTAAAGATATTTTCTCTGAACAGCACCTCAAAGCTCTGAAATGCCTATCTCTGGTACCCTCAGTGATGGGGCAGCTCAAATTTAACACATCAGAAGAGCACCATGCTGACATGTACAGAAGTGACCTACCCAACCCTGACACGCTCTCTGCCGAGCTTCACTGTTGGAGAATCAAGTGGAAACACAGAGGGAAAGATATCGAGCTCCCGTCCACCATTTATGAAGCCCTCCATCTTCCTGACATCAAGTTTTTCCCTAATGTATATGCTTTGCTGAAGGTCCTGTGTATTCTCCCTGTGATGAAAGTTGAGAATGAGCGCTATGAAAATGGACGGAAGCGTCTCAAAGCATACCTGCGGAACACTCTGACAGACCAGAGGTCAAGCAATTTGGCTTTGCTTAACATAAATTTTGATATAAAACATGATTTAGATTTAATGGTGGACACATACATCAAACTCTATACAAATAAGTCAGAGCTTCCTACAATTAATTCAGAAACCATTGAAAATACCtag